The genomic segment TTCACCAAGCCACTTACTTGCCTTCTGGATGCCTTCTGCATCCAAATCTGATATTTGAGGTTGTGATGTCGGTATGGTCTCCATCACGACAGGTCAGACTGGATTAGAACACGCCCGCTGATGCAGCGATAAGACACCAAGCTGACAATAACTGTGACTTACAGTCAGTGTCGTGTGCCGTGGCTGAAAAGGCAATCCTAGGAACTTCTGTTACTTCTGTCAAGGAGCTAATGTCTCCGTAGTACAAGTGAGAACTGACTATGCAAAACCCACTTTAAACCACTTAAATATTTAgttaaaagttgttgtttttttaattcataacaGCAATGATATTCTAtgcattcatgttttttcttttgtgaaataCCCTAAGATTCcacaagatgccgccaaagcTGTGTCTAGTAAGAAAGTAGTTCAACAAtgggtgtcaaggaactatgttaaagCGAAAAATCTTGACTGGGAACTGTACGTCGGGGAAGAGCTAAATTAGCCTGGGTTGTTTAGGGAATACGTTACAAGAGAGTATCACCACATGTGCATGTACAGCATTCAGATAATTTATAGGCATAGAAAGCAAACTATTTTGTGACTTCATTAATGAGTCGGGTAGCAGATCTGCCTTAAAGTCTGAGGTTCCAGTTTGGAATCTCATCTTgagccctcctgtgtggagtttgcgtgttctcccagtgctgggttttctgtgggtactccggcatcctctcacattcccaaaacatgcctcttaggttagttgaagactacattttatataggtgttaatgtgagtggcGGCAcgttgaccgactggttagcacatctgcctcacagttttgaggaacCAGGTTCAactccggcctcacctgtgtggcgtttgcatgttctccccgtgcctgtgtgggttttctccaggtactctggtttcctcccacatccccaaaacctgcggttggttaattgaaggctctaaatttcccgtaggtgtgaatgtgagtgcgaatggttctttgtttacacagtgggtacggaaagtattcagaccaccttaaacTTTtaactctgttatattgcagccatttgctaaaatcatttaagttctttttttttcctcaatgtacacacagcaccccattttgacagaaaaaaacaaattgttgacatttttgcagatttattgaaaaagaaaaactgaaatatcacacaaagtattcagaccctttgctgtgccactcatatttaactcgggtgctgtccatttcttctaatcatccttgagatggttctacaccttcattggagtccagttgtgtttgattatactgattggacttgattaggaaagccacacccctgtctatacaggccacagtggcctccataatccttaaatggaagacgtttgggacgaccagaacccttcctagagctggccgtctggccaaactgagcaatcgggggagaagagccttggtgagagaggtaaagaagaacccaaagatcactgtggctgagctccagagatgcagtcgtgagatgggagaaagttccagaaagtcaaccatcactgcagccctccaccagtcggggctttatggcagagtggcaaTACACATGAAATCCcgtatggagtttgcttaaaaaaaaaacacctgaaggactccaagatggtgagaaataagattctctggtctgatgagaccaagatggaacttttagccttaattctaagcggtatgtgcggagaaaaccaggcactgctcatcacctgtccgaTACAGTctcaacagtcaagcatggtggtggcagaatcatgctgtgggtgtgtttttcagctgcagggacaggacgactggttgcaatcaaaggaaagcggaatgcggccaagtacagggatatactagacgaaaaccttctccagagtgcgcTGGAcctccaacaagacaatgactctaagcacacagctaaaataacaaaggagtggcttcagaacaaccccgtgactgtttttgaatggcccagccagagccctgacttaaacccaattgagcatctcagGAGAGACCTGAGCATGCCtgccaccaacattcaccatccaacctgacagaactggagaggatctgcaaggaggaatggcagcggatccccaaatccaggtgtgaaaaactcatcattcccaaaaagactcatggctgtattagctcaaaagggtgcttctactaaataccgagcaaagggcctgaatacttacggctgtgtgatatttcagttttctttttttaataaatctgcaaaaatttcaacaattctgttttttttccctgtcaatatgggttattgtgtgtacattagtgagtggaaaattaacttaaatgattttagtaaatggctgcaagagtgaaaattttaaggggggtctgaatattttccttccccattgtgtgtgccctgcgattggctggcgaccaattcagtggacccgcctctcgcccagagccAGCTGCAtgccacgaccctagtgaggataagctgtatgggaaattgatggatgttcatgtgaatgcaaatggaacttttagttttaaaatgtgaacacaggtgggtagagtagccaaatattataCTCAAATAAGAGTACGGTTACTTGAGAATCATATGACTCCAGCAAAAGTAAGAAATGCTCTGCCAAATAATTACCTTGGTACGAGTAAGAAAGCACTCAGTGGAAACAAAACTACaaatactgagtaaatagtaacttctgatgtatttgttttaatcacAACCATGAATGTcgaataaaataactaaaaatgaatatgaatgtgcaaatagaTATATTCGGATAtagctgaacaatatcactttatctaaatcataataaataaagtatctGTAAAATAACTAATGCAAATttagctccaagaaatggtcttaaacgatattgtttccacttgtgaaacagcacaatagtgGAGGCTCACCAGGCatataacaaaaacatgaacaagGCTGCTGAGGATATATATCCAgttgtaaaagaattttgaccaagataaatcacttTAAAAGTTTttgcaccattaatgtgaccataAATTTgaacaactcaactgatttacttttgtatctttttgagagcgGAGGTAAAAATGAACATCTGAAAtgaacttgaatgtgattgacttggacttgacgtttaacttgTTGCCTTCTTGGCCGGGTCACCATTGccaaagagatgttctgttttaactgttttttttttttacctggttaaataaagtttaaatacaaaaaataaatcggattgcacaaggatgcactctctcttataactggcatgtggctgtgttcagaagtaacagacaccattcaaactcatgtttaatgggagtccacacacacctgccaccatttcatttaagtgaaaaaaaacaacacatgcatagggccttacagaaacatgacttgctttatccactaaaatgactgaatgaagaagctgtttgctgaccagattaATTGataaagggagggagggagagggagagagagagagagagagagagagagaacaagatgcatgttttacagttacttgttaccataaaatagggctaacgTTGCAATAtgcacaacaacagcaaaaacatctccAACTTACCGCATGGGGTTTTCTCAAGTGAGCAATGGCCTGAAATATCCAAGATTGGCCAGTGATTAAACTACGCTGCATTTTAAAGCTGTTatttttcgtagtctgtaatgtcAACACGGGTCGCGCGCGGCTGTCACggctcactttgattggcccggaCATATGACttccttgtgtcgtttgattggtgaatttgaGTCCTACGTCACGGTGGTAATCAcagtggattggagcaacggcgcgtcgaaaacgaaagtctaaaaatgGATCGAAATGAAAATTGCAAACtccatgtagattattgtaacggagCAAACGTATCATTTCTTCTTAACGTAAATAGTCgagtacaagtaaaaagtatgtttcatCAAAACTACTCTTAAAAGTACAAaacatccaaaatgttacttgaggtAATGTAACGAAGTAAATGTAGCGCTCTCCATACATTTTGAGTCTTGTGTTACACACTGCTGGACATATacgtcagaaaaaaaagaaaaaaatatatatatatatcttgagATGACACAAAACTCAAATATGGGGACAATAATTAATTCTCTCATTTGACTCGTGTTTGCCCAGCAACGTCTTGTCCTGTGCTTAACatggatgtgtgcgtgtgacAAAGGTTGTTGTGAGTCAGGCGCCTTCTGCCGGTGAACATGAGTACCACAACGCAACACAAAGACACGCCGCTGAGACAGGAAGCCCTTTCATACATGAAATTCGGTTACGTGTTTTTCCGTGAATCTATTTTCACATTCAATCAAAACGTCACCGGCACGCTTACATGGTGTCGCCATCTTGTACGTGGTTAATGTGTAATTTGTATGTCCCGGTGTCGTGCGACACGAGTGACTAAAATAAGATCGaaggaaaaatgttttatcatcCAAAAACTCATCCTGTTAACATCTtcgaccacacacacaaaaccgaTAACGTGGATGGAAATGGAATGCTCGTAAAACAGATAAAGCAGATTAAGCCGGCGAGTGACCTAAAGTCTCGCGACGGACGGACGCCGGCATACGTGAGTTCCCCGTATATGTTGTTCATGTGTCAAACGCCTGTCAAATAGCGAAGAAAAGTAAGAACACATCGTAATAAACATAACTAACAAAGCATCCGACCTACCTGCATAGCTGAAGGGATGATGCTTCGTCTGGAGCCTTCATCGCGGACATGATGCCGGTGAGGATGTCCTCTTCCTGATGGAGAAAAGGACATTTGTAACCAGTCGCATATATGCAGTCAACACGAAAACGTGACGAaactgattttgaaaaaaaaacatatatatatatatatatatatagcattaAAGGTTTCTCACGAGTGGAAGGAAACACAATGTAGCGGACAAGCGATTCCGTCAAACGTATTGCGGTGTTTAGTTAGGAAATGTCACGCCAACAGCCATTTTGCTTGCATCGCTCGGATTCTTTTTGAACGAGGCAACTGTGAGCACCTGGAACGCAACCCGCCGTGCCAATAGCGGCCGCGAGAGGGCAGCAGATACCAAGGCAAAAAAGGGCAGGCGTCAGGTCACGTGGAGAAGCCTTCCTTGCCTGTAGGGGAcaccaacacacaaacaaaacattgactCACTGAATTCATTTAAACAGACgaattaatgagggggggggggggggtaatttttTGCATgagatatttgtgttttggaGACATACCCAGTGCAAGAGACTTTATAGATAatcatataattaaaaataataataataataatacaccaaTGGCAGTGTCCAAGAGCGTGAGAAATGTGTTAGAAATTCATGGTAACCACACGAcctataataaaaaatacttaaGAGGTGTCCTCCCTTTTGTTAACCAGCAGGTTATAGAGATTAATGGCCGTGTTTTTGAGGAAACAGTAGCCTACATTTACACTGTCGTACAAGCTGTACACGGTaacaaagtgtcatttcttcagtgttgtgcCACGAAAAGTCAAGTTTTTACTGTACAAACAAAATTCCACAGCATGTAAACAAAGGGACAAACGAACAATAGTATACCACGACAtcgcagttttattttttattttttttatataaatatatatacatgatATAAATACAGACTTtgctgcaaatagcaaaaataaacaaatcccaACAGAGATACATGCAGTGACACACAATGTGTCCACAAAATCAATCTGCACAGATTCAGAACACTGAAGTCATACAGTGCAAATTCAATAATAGTGACCCTTGGGGTCTTACAGGGCTGTTTCAATAGCCCTTAATCATTCAGTCCTCAAAGAAGACCAAATTATTGAACGTAAAACATACATGcggagtttgaaaaaaaaaatacgacagTCTAGATTTGTCATCTTATACAGGACAACCGACGCGTACGCAAACGGGAAAGTATACAATACTCAGCTAAGTCGATTTAACggataaatgttaaatgtatacaAGTCATGCTATATCATTCAACATGTACATGTATATCACATGCCCTAGTCGCCCCGGGGTTGGCAGGCGTTGGAACCGCTGGAATGATCTACCAGGGTCTCCACACGGTGGCGCTGTCGTGCTGCGGAGCTGACCGAGCTCTGACGGGCGACATCTCGCCTTCGGGTTTGTGGCCCCAACTGGATTTGAGGCTCAGGAGCCTCTGCTGGATGTGCGGGAAAGCCGCGGAGCTCTGTGTGCAGCACTTGCGGCAGTGCCGGGCGACCGCGGAGGCCACGGACCGCTGGAGGAAGTCGGTCACCTGCCGGGACGCGTCCCGCTCCTGCAGGCTGCTTTTGGGAAGGAGCGCAGAGACGCGCTGGAGGCAAGCTTTGTAGCCCTCTTGGTAACTGCCCGTGGAATCTGAAAGGAAAACGGCGGCGTGGGTCCGTTAGTGTCAGTGACTGTAATTGTAATCGAactttttttgtgagtagtgtatttgACTCACTTTTATTTTGGACAGGGCGGGTGTCACTGAGGAACCTCACAGTCATCTCCAGGATGTCTGCTTTCTCCAACTTGGAGTAACGAGTCTTCTGCAGATGGTAAAATAGCAAATGTTACAACAAATGACCGAACCCCTTACTTTGATTATTTGACATCTAAAATTGTGATCTTTATTCAtctgacataaaacaaaatgaagtacTTACATCTCTGCCGGTGAAAGGAAGAATCAGCTCTTTCAAGTGGTTCAGGCTGTCGTTAATACGAGCGCGCCTTCTTTTTTCCAGCAAAGGTTTCATAGTCTGAAGACAACAAACCTAGTTACAATCAAGCACATCTATTTGTGcgaaagaagaaaataataataataacaataataataaaatcaggcCTCAACTCACCTTTCTGAGCTCAAGGGCCTCTTTCTTTTTGGCCGCGTTGGGCCTCTGAGAAAAGGATGCCAGGGCATCACAAGTCGTGTTTGGAGACATGTTCTTCCCTCCTTTTTAGTTCACGAGATGTGTCCCCGACAGATACCGAAGGAGATGTGTCTCTAACGGTCTGGAGCTGCGGTTTATATCCACGTCCACGGCGTCGGTACCCGTGCGTCACGGCGACGCCCCCAAGCCAACGACAAACGACGTGACTGGCCACTCATTCGAAGACAACAACGGGGGGGAGCATCACGTTTATTAATGTTCTACCATCTGTCTTCTACTCAAATCCAAGCGTGACAACTCCATTATGTGtaagcaaaaatatatacataatccACATCCAGACGCCGCGCGTAAAACTCGTTGgctcgcacacaaacacaaacgctGCAAAAGGTTTAAACAGACGTATAGCCATTTTTAAATAGTTTCATACGTAGAACATGTAATATATGACTTTATTTGTCGTAGAAAAACATTAACATGGATTGTTAGTAGTGCGTAATTGCGCATAaacctctttgttttgttgcGTCATTGCGCAGAGTTTAAATACTt from the Phycodurus eques isolate BA_2022a chromosome 1, UOR_Pequ_1.1, whole genome shotgun sequence genome contains:
- the LOC133408510 gene encoding transcription factor HES-2-like yields the protein MSPNTTCDALASFSQRPNAAKKKEALELRKTMKPLLEKRRRARINDSLNHLKELILPFTGRDKTRYSKLEKADILEMTVRFLSDTRPVQNKNSTGSYQEGYKACLQRVSALLPKSSLQERDASRQVTDFLQRSVASAVARHCRKCCTQSSAAFPHIQQRLLSLKSSWGHKPEGEMSPVRARSAPQHDSATVWRPW